CCAGTActatattgttttgattactgtagctttgtagtatagtctgaagacaCCTTCAGCTACTAGTTTGTGAGTGTGATACCTCTAGCTCTGTTCTTggtttctcaaaattattttggctatttggggtcttttgggtttccacacaaaatttaaaattacttgttctagttctgtgaaaaatgccatctctAGGTAATCTCTTACAATCCTTTGTTTTTATGTGGTCTTGGTTGTAACGTCTTCTTCatatctgattttattgatttaggCCTAGTAATACACTTTAAATTCACTCATATTAgtgatcttcatttcttttcaacatAGCAAAATCCCACATCCCTCTGCCTGAAAACTGAAACCTTTCAATCACAGGCACCATATGATCTCTGGgactttcctcccctcccctcctttgcCTCAAAACAGCCCCCCTCAATAATACTCTACATTCACTTCACTACTTCCCCAACAAGTGTCTGATATCTTTCCTTCAAAATGAGCCAAACCAGGCAAGCTACTAACAACAGTAACCAACCTCCCTCAAAGACTCAATGCTACTTTGATCATGACAGAAAACATGTCATCCCTAATCACTACTTCTCTCAGAGACCTCCAGCTTCCTGTTCTCATCTGATTTCCCCACCCTCATGTCCTTGCTCAGGGACAGATaagccaaggatggagaaaagTAGAACCTTAATACAGTTAACTAACTGAGTGTGGACTTCCTTCAACACTTTCTCGCCCGACAGAACCTTTGGCCTTGTGACTGGAGAGACCCAGGCTGTGTTCCTTCTAGATAAGCACCATGAACAGTGGCAGCTTCTACGAAACCCCCAGGAAAGATAGGAAGAAATTAGAGAAGAAATCCAAAGTGAGTTGATCTGGAGAGGGCAGAGGAGTGGCCCAAAGACAATGTATGGTGACTAGATATCTGGGcattgggggttgggggagggtcaGAGGCACTGGGGACAAGGAGCAGCATGTCAGGGGGAGATCCAGAGCTTCTGACCCTCGTTTTGTCCTTGCCTGGTATCCTTGGGTACAAGATCTGTGATCTTGCACTGGATTGGATGGTTCTCAATCTATTCTGGAAGGTGAGAGAAGAGCATGCCACCAGCATTAAGCACCTACTACATGCCAGATGAGAGCCTAGGCAATGTTACCCATTTTCTCTGTTAGCCATGACTAGAGAGGGATTATTAGCTCCACTTATAGATCTAACATGGAGGCCCTGCAACCAAGGGAGAGTTCCTGGCTGAAAGTCAGACATGTTTAGCTGAGTCATTGctgggatttatttttctttcttttttagagttTCAAGAATATTTCCAAATACTTCTCTAAGAAAGAGTGGGCACGTCTGGGATACTCGGAGAAAATCACCTATGTGAATCTGAAGAGAAACTATGAAACCATGACTAGACTAGGTAATAGGAAGCTCTGGGTCCAGAAAAGGCTGGGAATAAATGATGATTCCTCTTTGCAAGCCATAGTTTATTCTTCTTAGGCTATGCCAAATGTCCCACATTTGTCCTTTTCTGTGCGAAGAAACCCCAGGCCAGGTTTCAAGCCCTCTGCTCTCTTAAGTCCTGTGCAGGGCTGTGGACTGAGAGTGGCCACAGAGATGCTCAGACTTGGATTCTATGCATTTCTCTCTCACTGGCTGTGGTTCAGATTCCCCCTGCCCAGCTGAGGAGCTTTACCGTTGGTGCTGTGTCCCAGCATTTCCCCCTCCTCTCAGGTTGTCTgttaagaaacaaatattttgcaTCATTCTAGGTCTCAAGTGTACCCCACCAGCTTTCATGTGTCCTAAAAATGGAGCCACAGAATCCAAGCGTTGTGATTCTAAAATTAAGAACCCCAGGAAAAAGGGTAAGTGACAGGAAATGAGTCTCCTGAAGCCCATTTATGCTGGGTTCCAGATGGGGAAAGATTCTCAGGACTTTGTTCCCTCAAAAGCATCATGGTTAAGCGAAAAAAAATTGAATGCAGAAGGTTAAGCACAGTCAGAGGCCATTCATATGTAATCCTAAAACATGCaaaacaagaatatatatatatatatatttatggatagaaaatatttggtaaatgtaTAAAAACGTGAATGAGAATAAAACCCATCAGACTCTGGAgtgaaaaagtggaaaaggaAGGAGAGTAGGGATCAGTGAGGGCCACACAGATGGCTTCAGCTGTGACTTGTTCATAgtgttttgttatattttgaaTAAAGAGCTCAGAGCGATCTGAAGTAGCTGTGAGATAATGTTGGAATCCAGCTAGACCCAAGGGTAGATGCACATTTCAGATATAATTGTCCATAATTTTGTGCATGtttgaaacatttcttttttaaaggagttGGTTCTTGCTAAGCACCATTAATGAATCACAGGATGATTAAGGAAAACTTAAAGTgtaaatccaaaaaaagaaatgaagtgtaAATCCAcccaaaacttccaaaataatAGTGCATGGGTATTGGATAACTATCTTCAGAAAGTGACTAACATATTATGTAATGACATATGGCTGTTTGCTTGTGTTTTATCAAAACCAAATAGTTGTTTCACTCCTAATCGAACCTGCTTCTATGTGTTGAGTTTGGAAGAGAGTTTAAGAGAGCAATCTTCCACACATTAACCTTTCCTACTGGTCAATGAGCAGAGGCAATGTAAGGTttaaacagtgacagattctaGAAATCTTTGTGCATCTGAGCAGTGTATGTTCTCACTTAAAAAGGGGATGGGATGTGTTCATTTGCTCTTTTGCTCTGACAGCACAGTTGTGAGAAGACAGGGTGAGAATGCTCAAAATGTCTCCAGTAACCCTTTGTTTGACTCTCTAGTTTAACAGGCCAGATTCCACAAGCTCCCAAAATTACTATAAGAGGGCTAAAAAGCCAGTACTTGAGTACCTACAAAGCTTTTGATATTAAAGAGGTATCCTTATACTGGAAACATTCCATAACCACTGGAGTAAATCATCCATGGTTCATTTCACACTTAACAGTTTCATTAAGGTGTAATTGACATACTGTGAAAGTCACCATTTTAAGTATAGAGTGATTTTTGGCTAAAGACCAATCAATTtacttctttgggaaaaaataagaaatacataatAGGATAGGATAAGGCAGTGATGGGGTTTAGTTTGCATTTTATAAACCATCAGAAGAAAAATTCTGAATTGATGCTGCAAATAAATACCAAAATCGTTGTTATTCAGAGGCTGGTCTCAGAGTAACTCTTTGATAATGAGTGGACTCGTCACCTTCTGCTGCAGAAATTCCTGATACTACAGGAGTCTCTGCAGTTTGAGAATATTTaccaacagcaaaaacaaatttCTGACTTGTCACCTCCTTTTAGATGAACCTGCTGAAGGGACTTCCAACATGCAAGGGAGAAAACGCCAGAAGGTGAGTGCCGCCCAAATACAAAGGACCAGAGACTGTTTATGTCTCTGGAGATGTGAATATTGGGATAACAGTGGGAAAATAGCCTGGCCCACACTGCCTCCCTTTCCTGATCTCTTTATCACAATTCCTGatgtagttcagttcactcactcagtcgtgtccgactctttgcgacccaatgaatctcagcacaccaggcctccacgTGTCcattgccatctcccagagttcactcaaactcacgtccattgagttgatgatgccatccagccatctcatcctctgtcgtccccttttcctcctgcccccaatccctcccagtatcagagtcttttccaatgagtcagctcttggcaggaggtggccaaagtactggagtttcagctttagcatcattccttccaaagaacatccagggctgatctctttagaatggactggttggatctccttgcagtccaagggactcccaagagtcttctccaacaccacagttcaaaagcatcagttcttcggtgctcagctttcttcagtccaactctcacatccatacatgaccacaggaaaaaccatacccttgactagacggacctttgttggcaaagtaatttctctgcttttcaatatgctatctaggttgctcataactttccttccaaggagtaagtgtcttttaattttgtggctgcagtcctgATGTAGTACCAAGAGCTAAATAATAATTAACAACAATTGTGATAGCTGTTACTTCCTTGATTTCTTAGTGATGACAGATACTATTTTAGGCAATTCACATGGATTAGTGTATTTAGCCCTTAAAACCTCTCTGATGTTCCTGCTATTATTATCCCCAAATAATAATGAGGTTAGTATTAGTATTATTAAATACTACTACTCATAATAATGCAGATACTGTGGTACAGAGATGTTAAATAATCTGCTTGAGACCACAGTGGCTGttcttttctccagaggatcttactgacccagggatcaaacctgggtctcctgcattgcaggcagattctttaccatctgagccaccagggaagcccaacagtggCAGTGGTAGTAGTCTAATCCAAAGCCCCAAACCATTTCCAAATTTGTAGGCTTTTTCACATGTTTCTGAAGCTCAGGCGTTTCCCCTAAATTTTGCACATGCTGCTGACACTTCTGTTTAGACACCCACTCTCACAACAGGGCCCCTTTCGTGTTGCTTGGGAATCACTTGAACTGTCAGCCCCTCTCTTCTGTGAGCTCCTTAGGGACCTTGTCTGCCGCTGAGGCATCCCTGAAGCCCCAGTTCCAGCCCAGGAAGACTGTTAGAGGTTTATTGAATGAGTTCTTCTGCAATTGCAGATTAAACTATAGTTTAGAGGGTAAAGGGATCTGGTGGTTGGGTTACCAGTACCAGTGTGGACACGGTTGAAGAGAGAATTCAAAGAGGGATCATaaaagtgtttgtttttattattatcacaTTTAAACAGCATTTATAGCCTTAGAAAGTTCTTTCACTTAGCTTGTTTTACAGTTCACAGTTTTATAAACAAGAGCTGAATGAAGGTTAGCTTTAAGATTGGTGGTCAGTGACACACCCTGACACAAGTAGAATTGGCACAGGAGCCACCTCACCTAATTCCACATGAAATGTTCTTGCCGAGGTAGGACAGAATGTCACATCTGGCATCACTTCCTTGGCTGTCTGCGTGAATTTATGTGAAccattctctcttctcctttccctaTATTCATCTCTCCCACACCATTTGCCAGCAGTGTTTTGTCCCCTCTGCACATCATTCCATTTGCTCTCCCCGCAGCTGTCAACTAGCTTCTCTTCAATCCCTTAGATTTTATAGAAGCCCCTCCTCATTTTCACAGACCTCATGGATTGTTAGAATACTCTACTTTCCAAATCTTCCACGTACCACACTCCTGCTCACTTGGAGATTTCTCTTGGTGAGGGTGTCAGTCTGGAAAAAGCATGAAAACAAGCATTCTAATCGTGGAAACACCCTTCATTTAGACCATTCCATTTCCTTCTAACTTCCTAGATTCTTCGTAATTGAGGTACAGGTAATATAATGATCCCCCAGACTTGTTGAGAACGTTAATTAAGGTACTGCACAAGAAAACACTTTGTAAGCTCTAAAAGCACTTGAGAAATGGATACTGATTGTATGTGACTTTCACATTAAGAAGGTGATGTCCAAGAAGCctgtaaagggaaaaaaacattcAAAGATAGTACCAGGAACATCAGGCCAAGAGCAGGCTCAGAGACAGCTGCACTCCCAGACAAAAGCAAGTATCTCTGCTCAGCAGAGTAAGAAAACATCAGGTAAGAGAAACAACTTTTCTTGCTTGTTTGGGAACAAGTCCTCTGTCTTCCCTGGCCATGTTCAGGTGAATGGGTTAGTCATGGGAGATGGATCCTGGACAGGCCTAGGGCCAGGCTGGGCTGAGAGCTTGCTCAGCCCCAGCTGAAACATTTGAGCTGGCTTCCAGGGtcctcactgctggggcctgggtttgatccctgatcaaggaactaagatcccacaaaccacttGGCgtggccagtttttttttttaaagctaatttaCAGAATCACAGATCTGAGTTGTCATCGATATGAAAGCCATGTAACTGGGGGCAAGCCTTTCAAATTCTCTGAGCTCCAGATTCCTAgtccataaaatgggaataaagaaTCCGAGTTCACAGGCTGTTCAGAGGTGTTCAATtcattgggagaatggcattgaaacatgtataatatcatatatgaaatgaatcgccagtccaggttcgatgcatgatactggatgctgggagctggtgcactgagacgacccagagggatggtacgaggagggaggacggagtggggttcaggatggggaacgtatatacctgtggcgggttcatgttgatgtatggcaaaaccaatacaatattgtaaagtaattaacctccaattaaaataaataaatttatattttttaaaaaaagaaatactcaaaaaaaaaaaaaggtgttcaattcaagggacttccctggcagtccagtggttaagactgcaacTACTCTGCatggagcatgggttcaatccctggtgggggaactcaGGTCATTCCATCTGTGATAACTTGGGAACACGT
The nucleotide sequence above comes from Capricornis sumatraensis isolate serow.1 chromosome X, serow.2, whole genome shotgun sequence. Encoded proteins:
- the LOC138071791 gene encoding protein SSX1-like, with translation MNSGSFYETPRKDRKKLEKKSKSFKNISKYFSKKEWARLGYSEKITYVNLKRNYETMTRLGLKCTPPAFMCPKNGATESKRCDSKIKNPRKKDEPAEGTSNMQGRKRQKVMSKKPVKGKKHSKIVPGTSGQEQAQRQLHSQTKASISAQQSKKTSGKRNNFSCLFGNKSSVFPGHVQVNGLVMGDGSWTGSKKKTVNVWANRLRKRKPVAYEEISDPEEED